The Candidatus Poribacteria bacterium genome contains the following window.
TCTGACTGACGGAATCTCCGATTGTGGCAGAACAACCTCATCAATCTCAGTTTTTGTGCCCTCAATCAGATTGGAGTCTATCGCTTCTTTTGCGATGCTCATTGGAATCGCAAAATCGACATCTGGTACAATTTCCGCATAAGCGTTGAGTGCTCCCAAAAGATGTGCAGCTTGTTCGACTAACTGATCTATTTGACGATTTTCCCAAGTAAACGGACAGTTTATGAAGGATGGGCTAAAACTCTTGTATTCCCGCTGCTGTCGGTACACACCCGCTGTAAAATCTTCCATATTACTGTTTTCGCCTCTTTTTAAAAATAGCAAATTCGCATTGTCATTTTTTCCGATTTTTGATAATCCCATATTATAGTGTAGGTTCAAACGGATGTCAAGAGATTAATTCTGCACAGAACTTACAGAACGCGCAAGAAATTGCGCTACTACGAACCAAACTGCTTTTGAGAAACAGACATCCTTCATGGGTTTTCATTTTCGGGTGTTTTTGATAATAAAGACAAGAATAGGAGTTAGGATGTGGGAATTATAGTCTTTTGGACTTCGTTAACAATCGCATCGGGTTCTATACCTTCGCCTTGCCCCTCGAAGTTGAGAAGGATGCGGTGACGGAGCGCAGGAAGTAGGACGGCATCAATATCAGAAAAAGCGACGTTGTAGCGCTCATCGAGGATGGCTCTGATTTTAGCGGTGAGGGCTATCGCCTGGACACTCCGAATCCCGGCACCCAGATGGACATAGCGTTTGACGATCTCCGGGGCATCCTCGGAATCCGGATGTGTGCCGCGGACGAGTCGGATAATGTGCCGTTCGACATGCTCGGCGATGATGACCTGCGGCACGAGTTGACGCATCTCGTTGAGTGTCTCAGCATTCGTCACCGTGTCGATAGTGATCTCGGCACCGGATGTGGTGCGGCGCAGGATTTCGACGATCTCATCTTCACCGGGAAAATCGATCAGGAGTTTGAAGAGGAATCGGTCGAGTTGTGCTTCGGGGAGCGGGTAAGTGCCTTCCATCTCCAACGGGTTCTGTGTGGCGAGGACGCAAAACGGCTCGTCTAACTTGTGGCTGGTGCGTCCGACGGTGACAGTGCGCTCTTGCATGGCTTCAAGGAGTGCAGAC
Protein-coding sequences here:
- a CDS encoding AAA domain-containing protein, which produces KAEVQKRIVGQDAIIEGVLFCLLANGHALLEGIPGLGKTQLIYTLSEALDLSFKRIQFTPDMMPSDITGTTLLVEDEHGNRQFEFQQGPIFSQLILADEINRATPRTQSALLEAMQERTVTVGRTSHKLDEPFCVLATQNPLEMEGTYPLPEAQLDRFLFKLLIDFPGEDEIVEILRRTTSGAEITIDTVTNAETLNEMRQLVPQVIIAEHVERHIIRLVRGTHPDSEDAPEIVKRYVHLGAGIRSVQAIALTAKIRAILDERYNVAFSDIDAVLLPALRHRILLNFEGQGEGIEPDAIVNEVQKTIIPTS